The following proteins come from a genomic window of Paenibacillus sp. CAA11:
- a CDS encoding DUF2634 domain-containing protein: protein MPELFPEDMEFYDDLAASKNGDLTEPAAQPVPFGRSWRFDYDAGEFVLTPTGKAAVAAGTDAWLEWCRKVLHTPRYRHLIYSRSYGHELDELLGSGLTRAAYESEIRRMVEEALLADPRTASVDGFAFTWAGETCSFTCRVTSERDESASLSGSVVI from the coding sequence ATGCCTGAGCTGTTCCCTGAGGACATGGAATTTTACGATGATTTGGCGGCGAGTAAAAATGGAGACTTGACGGAGCCGGCGGCACAGCCGGTCCCATTCGGACGAAGCTGGCGCTTTGATTATGATGCCGGGGAATTTGTGCTCACACCTACCGGCAAGGCCGCAGTGGCTGCCGGAACGGATGCTTGGCTGGAATGGTGCCGCAAGGTGCTGCACACGCCCAGGTACCGTCATCTGATTTATTCGCGAAGCTATGGGCATGAGCTGGACGAGCTGCTGGGCTCGGGTCTTACCCGGGCAGCTTACGAGAGTGAAATCCGCCGGATGGTGGAGGAGGCTCTGCTTGCCGATCCCCGGACAGCCAGTGTGGACGGCTTCGCATTTACTTGGGCGGGTGAAACCTGCTCGTTCACCTGCCGGGTGACGAGTGAACGGGATGAATCCGCCTCATTATCGGGAAGTGTGGTGATCTAA